The nucleotide sequence TGCCTTCTACTGGATTCCGCACTACTTCCCCAACCTGGACGTGAAGACGCAGAACGAATACTGGGCCAGCTTCAAGGTGTTCGGCACCACGGGCCTGACCTTCGTCTTCGTTATCTACCAGGCCTTCCGCATGGCGCCCCACATGCAGACCGGAGACAAGTGACATGCTGTACGCGATCAACTCCACCGACGTGCCGAACAGCCTGCCGCTGCGCAAGTCGGCGCGGCCCAATCACCTGGCGCGCCTGGAACAGCTGAAAGAGGAAGGCCGCCTGGTGCTGGCCGGACCCTACCCCGCCGTGGATGCCCACGATCCGGGTGATGCCGGTTTCAGCGGCAGTCTCATCATTGCCGAGTTCGAATCGCTGGAAGCGGCCAAGGCCTGCCCCTATGTCGCCGCCGGTGTGTATGCCGAGGTGAAGGTCAAACCCTTTCGCCAGACCCTGCCGTGAGCGACCGTATTGAACAGATCGAGCAGCGCCTACGCGCGGCGCTCGACCCCGAGTCCCTGGACATCGAGGACGACAGTCACCTGCATGCCGGCCATGCCGGTGCGCGCGGCGGCGCCGGGCACTACGGTGTCATGATTGTATCGAAAGCCTTTTCCGGACTGGGCACCGTGGAACGACATCGCCTGGTGTACGATGCGGTGCGCGACATGATGCCGGCCGAAATCCATGCCCTGCGCATCAGCGCCCATGCGCCGGACGAGATCTGAATCCGACCCCACCACTCATCTTTCAACAAGGACCTCAATCAATGAAGATTCGAAACCTTTCCATTACCGTCCTGCTCGTGTCCGCCGCGCTGCTCGCTGCCTGCGGACAACAGGGCTACAAGGACAAGAGCGCGACCGTCGCCACGGTGCCCGTGGCCGCCAACGAGCAGGAGCGCAAGCAGGTCATCGACCAGCTGGTGACCGGCCAGATTCTGGCGAACTATGCGCGCAAGGAGAAGCTGAACCAGGACGCCGATTTCTACGTGGCAAGAAAATTCGCCAACCGTTCCCTGCTTGCACGGGCCGCCATCGGCAAGTACCTGGAGGAAAACCCGGTCACACCCCAGCAGGTGAAGGCACGTTACGAAGAACTGAAGAAGGAAAAGCAGCTCAAGGTCAGCCACATCCTGGTGAAGAGCGAGGATGAGGCCAAGGCCGTACTCGCCGAACTGAAGAAGGGCAAGTCCTTCGCTGCCCTGGCCAAGGCCAAGTCCATCGACGTGGACTCCGCCCAGCGCGGCGGCTCCCTGGGCTGGATCACCCGCGGTGCGCTGGCACCGGAGCTGTACGATTCCGCG is from Acidiferrobacteraceae bacterium and encodes:
- a CDS encoding peptidylprolyl isomerase, which codes for MKIRNLSITVLLVSAALLAACGQQGYKDKSATVATVPVAANEQERKQVIDQLVTGQILANYARKEKLNQDADFYVARKFANRSLLARAAIGKYLEENPVTPQQVKARYEELKKEKQLKVSHILVKSEDEAKAVLAELKKGKSFAALAKAKSIDVDSAQRGGSLGWITRGALAPELYDSAIKLKTGHVGQEPVKSPYGWHVIRLDSTRAAKIPPFSQKIAQALHRQMQSEDIQTFIKSLKKKAKIDVTEAKKAPPAPAAAPAPAPAPAPTPDKKDSK
- a CDS encoding YciI family protein, producing MLYAINSTDVPNSLPLRKSARPNHLARLEQLKEEGRLVLAGPYPAVDAHDPGDAGFSGSLIIAEFESLEAAKACPYVAAGVYAEVKVKPFRQTLP
- a CDS encoding BolA family transcriptional regulator — its product is MSDRIEQIEQRLRAALDPESLDIEDDSHLHAGHAGARGGAGHYGVMIVSKAFSGLGTVERHRLVYDAVRDMMPAEIHALRISAHAPDEI